Within the Prosthecochloris marina genome, the region CAGCAGATCGTCAACCATAACTCCCCACCCTCCCGGCAATTTCTGAGCAAAATTGACCGGCTCGGGTTTCAGGATATCAAAAAAACGAAATGCTGCAAAACCCATCACGACAGGAAGCCATCCGACAGGCAGTAGCAAAAGAGCAATCCATTGCCCTGCAACTTCATCAATAGTTACCTGAGAAGGGTCGCGCCCGTAAATTTCCTCCATAACTCCGGCGGACCAAAGACCGACAACAAAAACAACACCAACAGCCGAAACAGCTATTTCCAACTGCTGAAAGGCAGGAACTGCAGCGAAAAAAACAGCGGCAACGACACTGGTAACCGTCCCGGGTGCAAAAGGAAAAAAACCCAGCCCCGCACAGCTCCCCACAAATTTAGCAAAGAACGTTTTCATGGTTCAACTCTCTCAGCCACGTTAACGTGAAGGAGATGGACTCAACAGCCCTTTCCAGTTCTGCACAAGATATGAAATACCGGTGTAAACCGTATAAAGGGTAATCAAAAGCATGATAAAGTCCAGATAATCGGAATACAGAACATCTTGCACCACCGCAGAAACGTATTCACCGGTAAAGGCCTCTTCCTTGAGCAGGATAAAAAGCATAATCACATATGCAAAAACGTTCTGTGTCAGCGTCTTGTACTTGGCCTCCCGGCTTGTCACCACAGGTTTGTTTTTCCACTCCGCATAGACACGTAAAACCGTCACAACAACATCACGCAACAGAACCAGCATCACCATCCACAGCGCCAGGTACCCTTCCCAGACATAGATCAGAAACGCTGCTGTAATGAGAAACTTATCTGCCAAAGGATCGAGAAACGCACCCAATCTGCTGGTAAGGCCATATTTTCTTGCATGATAACCATCATAAATATCGGTCAGCGAGGCAAAAACAAAAACAACGACTCCCAGAAGCTTCATATACGGAGAATCAAGCAGAAGCAGAAACATAAAAACAGGGACAAGCAATATTCGCAGTGCTGTCAACTGATTGGGTAACGTCATGTGCTGCATAACGCAAACATCGATGGGTATTGTAAGAATCCTTTATTTGCGCTCAAGATAATGTATCCGCCTCACTTTCTCAACTCAAGCCATGAGGCTGTCTCAAAAGAACTGCTTCACGACTATCGGTCACCATGCATATGTTTCCGGTAGAGAGTCATACCGCACTTCATGCCGCATCCATACTGACTTTCTTTGGAAGATGGATCCCCGGGTAATACCTGTAAAATAGTTGTTTATGATTTCATGGATCAGGCCCGAGGATGACTACATAAAGATAAATTGCCGGACTAATGAGACAACCTCAGTTGACAGTCTGAAGGATACAAACACTCAGCACCATTACAACTCTATAATCGTCACTCCAACGCCACCTTCCGACCAGTCACCCAGCCTGAAACTTTTCACTGCCGGATGCTGCTTCAGGCATTGTGTCACCCTCTGACGGAGTGCACCGGTTCCCTTACCATGTACAATGGTCGCTTGCTGAACCCTGTTCAACCGTAGTTTATCGACGAAACGCTCTACTTCGCCAACAGCCTCATCTCCCTGAAGGCCCCGCAGGTCGAGTTTTGTGGACTCAAGCGGAGAAGCCGATACCGGTGGCAGTGCACGTTCGAGCTTTTTCGCTTTTGTCTTCGAAATTTTTTCAAGGTTTTTCAGTGCCGTTGACAAGCGGAACGTTCCACACTGCACAATGGCTTCTTCTCCTTGCAGGGACACAACCTCCCCTGTAGTGTTTGTTGTAAGAACACGAACGGTATCCCCTTTCCGAATGGAAAGATCGGGCCGAAGAGAGTGCTCAAACTCTGCTGCAAGTTTTTTTTCCTCCGACAATGCAGCTTTCTTTCGATTTTCAAGCTTGTTTCGTGCAGCGGAAACAACAGCTTCGACCGGCTGTTTCCTTACATCGCGCAGGATGTCACGAATCGCTTTTTTAGCTTGCTCAATTTCATGAACCATCTCTCTCCGGGTCTTGATCTTCATCTCCCGCTCCCTGCTTTCCAGCTCTTCGACTTTTTTGCCAAGGCGTGCTTTTTCAGATGCGAGATCCTCCTTTTCTCTCTCGAGCGAATCTTTCAGTTGTACATTATGCTCAAGAGAAATCCTCAGATCATCGAGCATAGTGTCAAGCCCGGTTCTGCCTTTATCAAGATAACTTTCTGCTCTGTCGACCACCTCCTGGCTGAACCCCATGCGCTGCATCATGGCAAAAGCAAAGCTGTTGCCGGGCAAACCTTTCACGAAACGAAACGAGGGACTCAGTGACGAACGATCAAATTCCATTGCACCGTTCACCACCCCATCTCTTCCATGGGCATAGGCTTTCAATTCTCCAAGATGTGTCGTAACAATAACTTTTGCATCCTTTGCAAGCAGTTCCTCGATAACCGAGCGCGCAATCGCGCTCCCCTCTTCAACATCCGTCCCCGAACACAGCTCATCGATCAAAACCAGACTTTTTTCCGTTGCCGCATCGAGAATCAACCGAATTTGTTCAAGATGGGAACTGAACGTTGAAAGATCGTTCTCGATAGACTGTTCATCACCGATCTCGATAAACATTTTTTCAAAGAGCGGAAACACAGAACTTTCACTGCAGGGAACCAGAAAACCATGGGCGAGCATACAACACAAAAGACCAGCTGTTTTCATCGCCACAGACTTGCCTCCGGCATTCGGACCTGAAATAACAAGAACCTGTTCATTACCGCTCAACTCCATATCAAGAGGAAACACCTTCTCTTTTTTCCGGCGATGAGAAACAACAAGCCATGGATGAAAACCGTCGAGTATCCGCAACGTTTTTCCTTTCCCTACTTCAGGCAATACCGAACCGGTATCGAGAGCAACCTGAGCCCGGCCATAGAGTGAATCAAACACCGCCATCAACGTCTGATTGTGCTGAACATTCTTGCGCTCTTCTCTGATACGCCCGGTCGTCTCTCTTAAAATTCGCTCGACCTCCCTACGCTCGTTTATTTCAAGATCCTGAATTCTGTTGCTCAGCTCAAGCGTTTCAGCGGGCTCTATAAACACTGTCTGCCCGGTATGGGAATAATCCTGAATAAATCCTGGAAGTTTGTATTTGTATTCAACCTTGAGACCCAGAACCAACCTGCCGTTTTTCATAGCCACAGTATCTTCCATGAGCCAACCTCTCTCCTGGCACCGCTTGAGAAGACGTGTCATTTTCTTGCGCAGTGTTTCTCTACTCTCGTTGAGTTCACGCCTCAGGGTAAAAAGACCGTCACTGGCCGTATCCCTGACCTGTGCCTGCTCATCGACAACCCGCATGATTTCATACTGAAGCGACTTTTCCAACCAAAGCTGTATTGTCAAATCGTTGAGCGAGGGATAGACCGTACGGTTTTGAAACATACATTTTCTGAGCTGCACCGAGGCACGGAGAAGATCGTGAATATCGAGTAACTCCCTTGGTTCAAAATAGGTATCGGCTGTATCGAGTTCCCTGAGCAGTGCCCGAGTATCCGGTAAGGCGGAAAACGGCAAAGGATTGCCTTCTTCAAGAAACAGTCGTAACTCAAGTACACGCTTGAGTTCCTCCTCAAGCTTCGTATGGTCATAAAAAGGGAGTGTACCGGCAAGCTCATCCCTTCCCATATCGGAGATACAAAAGGATGATGCATAAGCAATAATCCTGTCAAATTCCAGTTTCCTTTTTGTTATGCTATCCATCATCATCGCTGTATCCGATTAACTCCTTTTTACTTCAACGAAAGATAAAATTAAAATGCTTTTGACCCATCTCTTCACCTGCCGCCATTACTCACTATCTGCATGCTATTTACCGGGTTTTTGCTGGAAAAAGCACCTGGTAACCGTATATTATTTGTTCCTGCCTCATGCTGCCATTAATCTAAATAATAGAAACATGGAAAAAGAGAAACTCGTCATTATTAGTACCGTAGGTAATGATAATCCCGAAAAAGCAACCTTGCCTTTCGTACTTGCAACAGCCTGTCAGTCTCTGGATACTGATGTAGTGATGTTTCTGCAATCATCTGCGGTTGTTTTGGCAAAAAAAGGCGAAGCGGAATATATCAAGGCAGATGGCCTTGTGCCTCTCAAGGAACTGCTTGATACATTTATGGAAATGGAAGGTGCTCTTTATTTATGTTCTCCGTGCATCAAGGAAAGAGGAATTTCGATGGACGAGGTGATCGACGGCGCCAACGTTGCCGCAGCGGGAACACTGGCCAGCGAAGTAATGAGTGCAAAATCAGTAGTCACCTATTAAAAAACATTTCATTAGCAGTCTTAGCATTCAACCACAACTTCCGGCCCTCGAATATCCTATTTGCCTTTGAGGTTTCAGGAACTTGTATCGTCTACCTCCATTAACAGCCATAAGCCCCCAGTTCGATCGAGATACTAGGCGGATAGCAGAAAGTTTCGGTCCTATCCGCCTGGTAAAAGGCGTCAGAGGATAGAGCAAAAACAAAGCAACAAAGCTCTTTTTTATGCTCCCCGCAGCTTCATGGTCGGCATCCTGAACAACGCATATTGCAACCATTTATGGGCAAAAATCATCAATTCCTCTTCATCGCTTCTGAGCTGTTCCTGCAGCTCCTCGTCAACCTCGAACACGTCAAAGAACCGGCTTTCGAAAACAAATGATTTGAACGAATCGACTTCATAACTACCCATAAAAAACATTTTCAGGCTTTTTTCATCGGGCTCCAGATCAGGACTATACATTTTTTTATTTAAAATCAGATCCATCCAGACCTTGTTTTTATCGTCATAGAGATCGATTTCCTGCTTTTTTCGCCACTCCGCTACCGTCTGTTCTTGCTTTTCTTCAAATCCTTTGCAATGCTCTTCTTTTATCAGAAAGTAAAAATCACTCCCTTGCGCTGCGTCATTCTTGTAGACACCGAACCCGATAGGATAATACCTGCATGCAAGAGGCCGGTCATCATAGAGTGAACACCCCTCTTCTCCGACAAAACTGCACGAACCTGTTTGTGCAAGTTTCAGTTTCAGGAACGGCAGTTTCGATTCACCGTGAATAACCGGTTCGGTGTGCTTTGAAATGAATTCAGCAGATGTCATACCGAGTCGATTTTTCATCCGCAGAATATCGTAAGGGGTCAAAAAAATGTCAAGACCCCCACAGCACGTGTTATAACAGGAAAGCTCTTTATGACAGCCGAAACAGAATATGCTGTCATCGGCCAGTTTTGTCTTTTCATCGAGATTCAATCCGAGTTTGTTCAATATATTATCCATGGTTACCTCTTTTATCCTTGTGATACTCCTACTAATACGCTTTGTTCGGCTTCATGACAATGCAATGTCCGAAGGGCTTTTGTGTGTCATGGCGATTTTAAAAAGATAGTCGAAAGTTCCTGGTTTCGCAGTGTTCCTGTACGGGGAACAGAAAAAACCGGCATGGTGTTTATCATGAAAATATTGCATAAGCAGCAAAGATGGCTTATCATACTTTTTGTGGAAGGCATACCTAAATTTTGATTGATGAAAAATCCTATGAAGATCAAAGAAGCACCTCAATGCCCTCATTGCGGTACGAAGATGAAAAAATGTGAACCCCCTCCTTATAACTATGGGGATGGGCTTGGTTGGTGTACACCCTATTTTTATATGTGCTTCAATGATGAGTGCAACCTTTATGTCAACGGCTGGAACAACCTGAAGGAAAACTACAACAAAGTCGCATCATACCGATGCATGTGTTATCCTGACAACGGAGTTTTCGAAGCGATGTGTGTCTTTTCACCCGATGGCTTGAAAGGACAGATTATAGAAGAACACTAAAAAAACGGGGATCGCCGACAAGGCGATCCCGGCACTGTACATATCATCCTTTCTTCTCGAAGAACACCCGTAGTCTTCACACTTCGATATCCCGCTTCAACATTTTCGTATACGTAATCGCAACCGTCCTGTAAACAAAATGTGCAAGTTTTGAATACGGCACGTAGATGATGATGTAAAAGACAAACACCAGGTGCAGGAAGTAGGTCAGATATGCGATAACCGGCGGAAAATTCATCACCCTGAACATCTGTGCAAGCATCCCTGAAGCTCCCACAAGCAATACCATTCCGACAAACACCCAATCAAACGATGACGTGACCGTATCAACTCCACGTTCCTTCAGCCTGTTGGCAATGATCAGACCGCCCCCGGCAAGAAGCGCAAGCGAACTGACATTGGCCAGGAGCTTGAACGTTACCTTCAAGATCCAGACCATGGTTTCAGACCCACCAAACAGTGCAAGAATATCAGGATCGTCCACCGGGTAAGGCGACTCCCACTTCAATCCATAAAGAAACAAGATAGCACAGAGCGTTGTAACAAAGAGACCGATAAACCCGTAAAACACGAGCATGTGAGCAATGGAACGATCCTGGTTTTCGTCGCACTTCTTGAATTTCGAGTGGGTCATGATCTCCTTGAGCGTTTCGATAAAACTCGGCAAAAAACCTGCTTTCGGCTTCATTTGAGAACCTTCGCTTAGATTTTTCCAGAACCTTGAAATACTGACGCCGAACATAACGACCGCCAGAACCGAAAGAGGTCCGAAGATCTGATCGATATAGTGAATGGGAAAAAGCTTGGAGAAAACCACTTCGCCTTCAGGAATGCCAAGATGACCTGTCACACCGAGAACAAGCAGAAAAAACACGACCGGAATAGCAAGCGCTTGCCAGATGTTCTTCGGATCCCCGACTATTTTCCCCATGAATTTGGGAAACGCGTTCTCCTGAATAACGCTTTTTCTCAAGATAGCGAGCACATCGCCTGGTCTGGCCCCCCTCGGGCAGTATTTCGAACAATCGTTACAGTTATGACAAAGCCATATATCGGCACTTTTGACCAGTTCATCCTTCAGGCCCCATTGCGCCATAAGCATCTCTTTTCTGGGAAACGGCCTGTCATCAGGGGATAACTGACACACAACGGAACAAGTAGCGCATTGATAGCACTTCTTCATTGTATCGGCACCGGCCTCTTTCAGCTCCCTGACAAACTTTACATCCGGTGTAAATACAGTTTTTTCAGCCATATATTACCTCCACATTTAACAGCTCTAAAACCAGGACAACGCGCCAAAACCTACTCGTAACGCTCCTTTGAAAGAGAAATCGTCATGTTTCTTCGCGTTGCTGTTTGCGGTTATTGTTATTAGAATCCTTTGTAAGGATTTTCACCAATATCATCGATCTTCTTGGTAAACTCCTCAATTATCCCAGGCAGTTTTTCCCATTCATTTATAGCAATTTGTACCTGCTCGACCCTTTCCGCTTCAAGCATAAGACGATCAAGTGTTTCCTGGACTTTTTCAAGCCTTTCATTAGCCATCTGGCTTCCCTTGATGTAATGACACTGGTAATCATCCCCGTATTTACATCCGAGGAGCAGAATACCATCGATCCCTTTGGAAAGAGCATCGGCAATCCACACGAGGTTCAATCCGCCGAGACATCGCAACGGTATCAGCCTGATGTTGGGATTGAGATTCATCCTGTTCAGCCCCATCATATCAAAAGCAGGATATGCATCGTTTTCACAGACGAAACCAAGAATAAAGGTTCCTTCATCAGGAACTTCTATGGATTTCAAAACAGATGAAATCATATCGACACTGTAATCCTTGAATGAAATGACTCTTTGCGGACATGCTCCCATACAGACACCGCAACGGCGGCAACGAGACGGGAATTCAAGCGGAGTTCCGTCCGCTTTTTCATTATAGGCTCCGAACGGACATTCAACAGTACATCTTCTGCACTGAGTACAGCTTTCAAATCGTATTTCAGGATACGTCCGGTCCCATGTTCTGGGGTGAACGGCTCTTCCCTCTGCAGTGAGTTCGAGACACTGAATGGCTTTCAATGCGGCACCGGTTGCATCCGCTGTAGACTGAACCGCATCCATGGGATGGCGCACCGCTCCTGCAGAATAAATACCTGTTCGTCTTGTTTCGTAAGGAAAGCAGATGAAATGCGAGTCAGGAAAGCCCCATTTCAGATGAGGCATTTCAGGCCCCTGGCGATACTTGAGGTTAAGGATCAGGCTTTCGGGCTCCAGTGCTTCGATTTCACCGTCTTCCGTCTCTTTTTTCACTATGTTTCCGATATATTCAGAAGTAAGATTGTTAACCCCTTTCTCATCGGGAACCATGCTCGAAACCATACCTGTAGCCAGCACGACCATGTCGGCCTGGATGTTCATTTTCCTGCCGAGCAGAAGATTATCCACTTCGACATAGAGACTCCCGTCAGGGGCTTCTTCTATATCGAGTATTTCTCCTTTGGCGAGAAAAACTCCCTCGTCGTCCTGCGCGGATTTATAGAAGTTTTCATACAACCCCATCGTCCTCATATCCTTGTAAATAATAAAAGCACCTGCATCAGGGTCGGACTCTCTTACGTATTTCGCCTGTTTCAGTGACACATTGCAACACACCGTAGAACAGTACGGCACATGGTCTTCATCCCGCTGCCCTGCGCATTGCATGAATACAACGTTCTTTACCGGTTTACCGTCGGATGGTCTGAGCACCTTGCCGTTGCCGTTCTTGACAAGTTCCTCCATTTCGAGATTCGTCACCACATTCTTGTGCTTACCGTATCCCAGGTGACCGAGTTTCCCGGCATCATAAGGTTTCCAACCTGTGGCTAAAACTATAGAACCGGCATCGAACGCCTCAGCCGTTCCGCTTCGGTCTATCGTCACCTTGTATTCGCCGGGCCCTCCTTCGATTGAGGAAATTGTAGCGCGGGTATGTATGGTGATATTCTTGTCGTTTTGAGCAGCATCGATCTTGGATGAAACAGTAGGCTGTTCGAGCTCGGCAAACGGCGGTTTGGTCGGAAAAACCCGATACATCTTTTTAGCCCATCCTCCCAGTTCTTCAGCTTTTTCAACCAAAACCGTTTTATAGCCGGCCTGCGACGCTTCAAGGGCCGCTGTCAGGCCGGTAACGCCACCGCCAACAACAAGAACGGTCCGATTGACATCGGCTATCTTAGGGTCGGGCAGCTCAGCTTTTTCAGCTCGTGTAATTCCCATTCTCAGATAATCGGCAGCCATCATCTGGGTCGATTCTCTGGACGCCTCATCCGAAGGCTGTGTCCAGACAACCTGCTCCCGGAGATTCACCCTCTCGACAACGTTTTTCAGAGGATCGAAATCAAACACATCGCTGTTCACTCTCGGCGAACAAGCAGCAATGACGATCTTGTTGACATCACCGTTGTTTATATCATCCTTGATAACCTGTACACCGTCTCTGCTGCAAAGGAACGGATGCGTCTTGCATACGGGCACCCTGAACTCACTGGACGCGACCTTTTCGAGTTCTTCAATGTCCAGAGCCTCTCCAATACCGCAGTCACTGCAGAGATACACTCCTATTTTCTTTTCGTCAGCCATAGTTTAACTCCTCACAAGACTTTGAATGCTTTTCAATGCCACGCCTGTGGCATCCTGTATGGATGTGGTAACATCTGAGGGCCTTTTAGCCACGCCTGTAGAATAAACACCGGGAGATTTACCCGTAACGATAAACCCGTTCTCCTCGAAATTCAGCGAAGCGTTCTCGGAAACAGCAGCGGCCATACCGGTAGCCAAAACCACCATATCTGCTTTTTCATAGATCTTTTCTCCGCCTTCCACATCTTCGGAAGTAACGATGACACCGCCAGTTGCCGGATCTTCCTCTATTTTGGCGATCTTGCCTTTCATCAGTTTTATACTTTCGTCCGACTTCACCCTGTTGAGAAAATCCTCATATTTACCGGGGGTTCTCAGATCGATGTATGCGACGACAACCTGTGAATCAGGATACTGTTCCCTGACATAGGTTGCCTGTTTGAGAGAAGCCATGCAACAAATTGCAGAGCAGTAGTTCAAGTGCTCTTCATCTCTGGATCCGGCACACTGCACAAAAACAACTTTCTTGGCCTCCTTGTTATCCGAAGGTCTCAGAATCTTTCCTTTTGTCGGACCGTTCGGAGAAGCAAGTCGCTCCATCATCATGTTGGTAATGACGTTTTTCACCTGACCGTACCTCAGATTATCCATTTTCGAGGCATCATAAGGATTCCAGCCGGTTGCGTAAACAATACTGCCAACGTTCAACTCAACGGTTTCGGGCTCCATGTTTAAGTCTATCGCATCATATTTGCATGCCTCGACACATTTGTCACAGGATGAATCGGTACATGCCTCCCTGTCAACGACGTACCTCATGGGATATGCCATTTCATGCGGCAGATGTATCGCCTTGGTCTTGTCCATCCCGAAATTAAAATCATTCGGCGTCTCGACCGGGCATACTTCGGCGCAGGCATCGCATGCAGTACATTTTTCATTGACATATCTTGGGCTCACTTTGAGCCTGACCTTGTAGTTTCCCTCATCCCCGCTTACCTCCTCGACCCGGGTCATCGTATAAACGGTTATTTTGGGATTTGGCTTGATTCGTCTGAAGTTCATCTCCAGACCACAGTAGGGCGGACAAAGCTTGGGGAAATACTTGTTCAACTGAGCGACCCTTCCTCCGAGGTAAGGGTTCTTCTCAACAATAATCGTATTGTAGCCAACCTCTGCGGCTTCAACCGCAGCGGTGATCCCGCTTATACCACCTCCGACAATTAAAACAGTTTCAACTGACATGATTCTCCTCTGCGGATAAACACTGATAATCTTTGAACAGGAATCGTAAACTTCTTAGTCTCTCTTCATGCATTGTATTTCTGCAAATAAAGTAATCCCCGAGGCCGAACCTCGGGGATATTCTTCGGGCTACGTCACAAATGTCACGGACTAATCCGGCACAACCTGGACGTAATCCCTCTTCGAGAGGCTCCATGTATGAGAATCCCTGTCATACTTGGAAATGGTGAAGCACCTCCAGTTCTCATCATCGACATAGAAATGATCAGCCCTGAAATAGTAGCCCGGGTAGCGTGTATCTTCCCTGAACAGAATGTGCTGCGCATGCGCTTCACCGGCCATCAGACGATGATAGTTCTCCCAGCATCTCATCAGTTCATGAAGATCTTCAGCTGCCATTTTTTCAGCATCCTCCTTGAGCAAGGTAAGGTGCTCCAGTCCTTTCTCGAGCATGGTCTTACTTGTGGTATACCAGGTAGATACACCGGCCACATACTCGTCCATGATCTTCTGGAGCCTTGCCTGAAACATTTTCGGCTTGATATAGTTCGGATTGACCTCGGTATCGGTGCTGTAATCCTTGTTTTTACCGAAAACCTCCATCGGCAGATAGATTTCAGCAATAACCTCATCGACATCCCTGCCAAGCTCCGGTTTGTAATCGGCATGGTCCAGGCAGTAAGCTGTCATTGCCTTTCCGGCAATTCGCCCTTCAGCATGAGAACCCGAAGAGAACTTGTGCCCTGAAGCACCAACACCGTCACCTGCAGTAAAAAGACCGTCGACAGTGGTCATTCTGTTATAGCCCCAGTGCCATTCATCCGGAATACCGGCAACATCGCCAGGACCACTCACCCAGATTCCAGCACAGCCTGCATGTGAACCGAGAAGATACGGCTCGGTCGGCATCAGCTCGGACGGAAGTTTGTCCGGCTCGATGTTGTTACCCGCCCAGACAACGGCCTGACCGATACACATATCGAGAAAATCTTCCCATGCCTCGGCTTCGAGGTGCTTCATCTGTTTCGGTGTCATGGTCTCACCCAGAGCCTGCATAGCCTCATGGGTACGCATCAGAATAGGTCCTTTGCCGGCTTTCATGTCGATCATCATCATATGGTTTCTCATTGCTGTCGTGAGCTGATGAGGATCTTCGGCATATTTTCCGAAATCTTTATTTGCCGCTCCGAGGTTCGTAGAGCAGTAGTCTTCTCCGAGAGAGTTGGTCGCCTTACACTTGAAGAACAGGAACCATGCACCAACAGGACCGTATCCATCCTTGAATCGAGCAGGCACAAACCTGTTTTCCATAAGAACCAGTTCGGCACCGGCCTGAGCAGCCAATGCATATGTGGTACCGGCGTTCCAGACAGGATACCATGCACGGCCCTGGCCTTCGGCAGTCGAACGAGGTCTGTAAACGTTAACCGCGCCACCGCAGGCAAGCAACATGGTTTTTGCGGTAAAGACGTAAACCTTGTTTTCCCTTACACTGAAACCGATAGCACCGGCGACTCTGTTAGGATCGTTTTTATCATGAATCAGCTCACTGATGAAAACCCTTTCAAAATGGTTCTGATCGACACCGGTCTCTTTTCTGTTATATTCAAGGGCCTTTTTTGCAGCTTCGGCAACGATAACTTTGTAGGATTCACCGTTGATCATGATCTGCCATCTTCCCGACCTGACGGGCTTACCGCCTTCAGTCAGTTTCGGCGCAGGTTTTGAACCGTCTTGAGTGGAACCGTCCTCAGCGCGCTTCCACACCGGAAGCCCCCATTCTTCGAAAAGATGGACTGAATTGTCAACGTGCCTGCCGAGATCATAGACAAGATCCTCCCGGATAACGCCCATAAGGTCTTTTCTGACATATTTCACATAATCCGCAGGATCGTTTTCGCCACAATAGGTATTGATAGCTGAAAGCCCCTGCGCAACAGCACCGCTTCTGTCGGTCGCTGCCTTGTCAACCATGGTGATCCTTATTCCTTTCGGTGTCGCCCATTTGCCAGCCTCATATGCAGCACCGCAGCAAGCCATTCCACCGCCAATAAGCAGAATATCCGTATCTACAGTAACAACTTCCGGCTTCTCGCAATATTTAAATTCGTTTTTTTCAACTCCCATTGATTCCTCCTTAACCAATTTTGATTGTGTTATAGTGTTGGATATTCCGGCATGTTAAAGAAACCCGGCTTCTTGAGGTTGGCGTAATCGGGTTCCGGCTTGCCTGTATAGAGATCAACAGAACCTTCTGCAGTGGTTCTGATCGGGAACTTGTACCTTTTGAGCGTACCGTTACGGAATTTGATCGTCCACATGATTGCATCGGTACCTCTTAAGGGAATAACGTTTCCCCCAAGGGGCACAAAATCTGCATAACCCCTGACCTCGATAGCCTGCTGTGGACAGATCTTCACACAGTTGTAACATTCCCAGCACTGGTCAGGCTCCTGATTCCATGCCAGCATCCTGTCGACATCGAGCTTCATAAGGTCATTGGGACAGATATACATACATGCTGTCCTTTCCTGCCCTTTACAGCCGTCACATTTCTCCTTAATTACAAAA harbors:
- the aprA gene encoding adenylyl-sulfate reductase subunit alpha, coding for MGVEKNEFKYCEKPEVVTVDTDILLIGGGMACCGAAYEAGKWATPKGIRITMVDKAATDRSGAVAQGLSAINTYCGENDPADYVKYVRKDLMGVIREDLVYDLGRHVDNSVHLFEEWGLPVWKRAEDGSTQDGSKPAPKLTEGGKPVRSGRWQIMINGESYKVIVAEAAKKALEYNRKETGVDQNHFERVFISELIHDKNDPNRVAGAIGFSVRENKVYVFTAKTMLLACGGAVNVYRPRSTAEGQGRAWYPVWNAGTTYALAAQAGAELVLMENRFVPARFKDGYGPVGAWFLFFKCKATNSLGEDYCSTNLGAANKDFGKYAEDPHQLTTAMRNHMMMIDMKAGKGPILMRTHEAMQALGETMTPKQMKHLEAEAWEDFLDMCIGQAVVWAGNNIEPDKLPSELMPTEPYLLGSHAGCAGIWVSGPGDVAGIPDEWHWGYNRMTTVDGLFTAGDGVGASGHKFSSGSHAEGRIAGKAMTAYCLDHADYKPELGRDVDEVIAEIYLPMEVFGKNKDYSTDTEVNPNYIKPKMFQARLQKIMDEYVAGVSTWYTTSKTMLEKGLEHLTLLKEDAEKMAAEDLHELMRCWENYHRLMAGEAHAQHILFREDTRYPGYYFRADHFYVDDENWRCFTISKYDRDSHTWSLSKRDYVQVVPD
- a CDS encoding FAD-dependent oxidoreductase, encoding MADEKKIGVYLCSDCGIGEALDIEELEKVASSEFRVPVCKTHPFLCSRDGVQVIKDDINNGDVNKIVIAACSPRVNSDVFDFDPLKNVVERVNLREQVVWTQPSDEASRESTQMMAADYLRMGITRAEKAELPDPKIADVNRTVLVVGGGVTGLTAALEASQAGYKTVLVEKAEELGGWAKKMYRVFPTKPPFAELEQPTVSSKIDAAQNDKNITIHTRATISSIEGGPGEYKVTIDRSGTAEAFDAGSIVLATGWKPYDAGKLGHLGYGKHKNVVTNLEMEELVKNGNGKVLRPSDGKPVKNVVFMQCAGQRDEDHVPYCSTVCCNVSLKQAKYVRESDPDAGAFIIYKDMRTMGLYENFYKSAQDDEGVFLAKGEILDIEEAPDGSLYVEVDNLLLGRKMNIQADMVVLATGMVSSMVPDEKGVNNLTSEYIGNIVKKETEDGEIEALEPESLILNLKYRQGPEMPHLKWGFPDSHFICFPYETRRTGIYSAGAVRHPMDAVQSTADATGAALKAIQCLELTAEGRAVHPRTWDRTYPEIRFESCTQCRRCTVECPFGAYNEKADGTPLEFPSRCRRCGVCMGACPQRVISFKDYSVDMISSVLKSIEVPDEGTFILGFVCENDAYPAFDMMGLNRMNLNPNIRLIPLRCLGGLNLVWIADALSKGIDGILLLGCKYGDDYQCHYIKGSQMANERLEKVQETLDRLMLEAERVEQVQIAINEWEKLPGIIEEFTKKIDDIGENPYKGF
- a CDS encoding CoB--CoM heterodisulfide reductase iron-sulfur subunit A family protein encodes the protein MSVETVLIVGGGISGITAAVEAAEVGYNTIIVEKNPYLGGRVAQLNKYFPKLCPPYCGLEMNFRRIKPNPKITVYTMTRVEEVSGDEGNYKVRLKVSPRYVNEKCTACDACAEVCPVETPNDFNFGMDKTKAIHLPHEMAYPMRYVVDREACTDSSCDKCVEACKYDAIDLNMEPETVELNVGSIVYATGWNPYDASKMDNLRYGQVKNVITNMMMERLASPNGPTKGKILRPSDNKEAKKVVFVQCAGSRDEEHLNYCSAICCMASLKQATYVREQYPDSQVVVAYIDLRTPGKYEDFLNRVKSDESIKLMKGKIAKIEEDPATGGVIVTSEDVEGGEKIYEKADMVVLATGMAAAVSENASLNFEENGFIVTGKSPGVYSTGVAKRPSDVTTSIQDATGVALKSIQSLVRS
- the aprB gene encoding adenylyl-sulfate reductase subunit beta; its protein translation is MPSFVIKEKCDGCKGQERTACMYICPNDLMKLDVDRMLAWNQEPDQCWECYNCVKICPQQAIEVRGYADFVPLGGNVIPLRGTDAIMWTIKFRNGTLKRYKFPIRTTAEGSVDLYTGKPEPDYANLKKPGFFNMPEYPTL